TTTGTTGTATTCACTTCGATCTTCTTCCTCGGAGGCGCGCTGTTCTCGCACTTTGTAGTGTTCCGATTAGCCTGGAGCTTCTTCGCAGGATTCTCGACCGACTACATGGACTTCATGCCAAAAATCGCTCCGGTGTTTTCTCTCTACGTCAAGATGATGCTGGCAATGGGGATCGTGTTCCAACTACCAACGCTCGTGTTCTTCCTCGCGAAGCTTGGACTCGTTACGCCAAAGTTTCTAATCAAGAATACAAAGTATGCAATCCTGATTATCTTCATCATTGCAGCTGTTCTGACACCGTCCGCCGATCCAGTGACGCAAACTGCTATGGCCGCGCCAATGATGGTCCTATATGGGATCAGCATCGGCATCGCGTGGGTCTTCCAGAAGGGCCAGCCCGACGACGATTAATACGGAAGTCTCGTTGAGTGGAAGTCAGTAGGACTTGGCAAAGTATGCCTGTTCTCGTGCCGGAGCTTCGCAGCGAACACAGGTTACGGAGGCTTCCAAACCACTCATGGGTAGGTTCCGAATGGTCGCCTGAGTTTCAGCCTTGATGGCGGCCTCGCAGATCGTTTCCCCACACCACGGCGAAATAACGAATCCCGGCCGGCCCGCCATAATCTTCTTAAATTCCTCATACGACGTCGTCCTGACCGTATATTCCTCACGGAACCGACACGCACGGTCGAACAACTCCTGCTGAATCTCGCTGAGAAGCGTCTGAACCCCGGAGACAACCTCTTTACGAGCAAAAGCCACCTTATTACGGTTATCACGGCGAACCGACAGGACCTGTGATTTTTCTATATCCTTCGGTCCGACTTCGAGGCGCACTGGCACCCCTTTAAGTTCCCATTCGGCGAACTTCCACCCCGGCGTATACGAGTCACGAGCATCCAAAGTTACCCGAACGCCTGCCGCATTGAGTTCGTCGCGAACCGATTCAGCGTAAGGCAAGATGGTTTCCTGCCAGTTACCACGCAAGATCGGCACGATGACAACTTGATAAGGTGCGATTCTAGGCGGCAAAATCAACCCAGAATCGTCGCCGTGCATCATGATCACGCCACCAACGAGACGCGTTGACATTCCCCACGAGGTCTGCCACACGTGCTGCACTGACTTGTCCCGCGCCTGAAATGTAATATCGAACACTTTGGCAAAGTTTTGGCCCAAATGATGGGAGGTGCCTGCCTGGAGAGCACGTGCGTCACCCATAAGTGCCTCAATCGAGTAGGTGTGCACCGCTCCAGCGAACTTTTCACTTTCACTCTTGCGGCCTTCAATCACGGGCATCGCAAGTTCCTGTTCAGCGAAATCCTTGTAGACTCCCAACATACGGAGTGCTTCCTCTTCCGCTTCTTGCTCCGTCTCATGGGCGGTGTGTCCCTCCTGCCAGAGGAATTCCGTGGTTCGTAAAAACGGCCGTGTTACCTTTTCCCACCGAACCACGTTCGCCCATTGATTAATTAGGATCGGCAGGTCACGCCACGATTGGATCCACTTAGCGTACATCATGCCGATTATTGCTTCGGAAGTCGGGCGGATGACCAGTCGCTCTTCTAACTCCTCATCACCACCTCGGGTCACCCAAGCCACCTGTGGCGCAAAACCCTCAACGTGAGCCGCTTCTTTACGTAGCAAACTCTCGGGAATGAATAAAGGGAAATACGCGTTAACGTGGCCGGTGGCCTTGAATCGACGATCCAGCGCCTGCTGCATCAACTCCCAGATTGCGTAACCGTACGGCCGGATGATCATGCATCCTTTAACTGGTGAGTAATCTGCGAGCTCAGCCCGCTTCACAACGTCGAGATACCATCTGGAAAAATCCTTCGACCTTGGTGTGATTTCCGTAACAAAAGCGATCTTCTTGTCCGCCATCGAGCCGCCGCCTCACTCTTCCTAAACGTGTCGGATTGCGAATAATAAATTAATAGCGCAGCCCGACTACATCTGCCCATCCGGTGACGTATCGTAAGACGCGCTCAGGTCACCGAGTGGGACGCACGAAAACTCCAAATTACTGCTATCCTACCATCTGATCCCTAGTCGAAGGATTTCTTCCACCGATGAAACCGACTTGCATCAACATAACCTCTGGCACACACACATACCCGATTCATATCGCGACCGGCCTGACATCGCGTCTTTCATCGCTAGTTGACCAGACAGCGCCAAAAGGCAGGCGATTCATCGTCTCTAACTCCACCATCTGGCGGATTCACGGACAATCTATTAGCACCGCACTTCCTGATGCAGAACTTATTCTGATTCCTGACGGCGAACGCTTCAAAACACTACATACAGTCAGCCGAATCTATGAATCGTTAATCCACACTGGGGCAGACCGTCAGGCGACCCTAGTAGCGGTCGGCGGTGGCATCGTAGGAGACGTGGCGGGGTTCGCAGCCGCAACGTTTCTTCGAGGTATCACTATTCTCCATGTCCCGACCACTCTTCTCGCACAGGTTGACAGTGCGATTGGCGGTAAAGTTGGAGTCAACCACACACTTGGCAAGAATCTGATTGGTGCATTCTACCCGCCGGCGTCAGTACTCATCGATCCCGAACTACTGACCACATTGCCTCGGCGGGAGTTCCGAGCTGGCCTCTATGAAGTCATCAAATACGGGATGATCGCGGACCGTGATCTCTTCGAACGCGTTGAACGCGATCTGTCAGCGCTGTTCGATCATAACCAGATGGCTCTCCAACCGATCATTGCAGAATGTTGTCGAATTAAGAGTTCAATCGTAGAAACAGATGAGCGGGAAGCCGGACTTCGCCGCATATTAAATTTTGGCCATACGGTCGGTCATGCGATCGAGGCAGTAACAAAATACCGTCGCTTCAAACACGGCGAGGCTGTCGGCTACGGCATGTTAGCAGCGGCCGATATCGCAGTACGACGTCGAACACTCGCGCCAGAACCCCGTAAGGCATTGTCAGAGTTAGTTACCAAACTTGGACCTATGCCATCAGTCGCCGACCTCTCCTCAAAGCAGGTCATTGACATGATCAATCGTGATAAGAAGATTAAGGAGGGAAAGTTACACTTTGTCCTGCCGTCGTCGATCGGAACAACGATCGTCGTAGACGACGTAACAACTAGACAGATCAACGCCGCATTGAAACGACTAGGCTTAAGACCCTAACTGGTTGAGTAGACAGTGCAGACATCAACCTGCCTCAAACGATCCTATTGAGTTGTTCCGGCTCGTTCGAGCTCGAAAGCGATCGCCGCATCAAAGTACTGCACCGTTAAGCCACCAGTAATAGCTACACCGTTGATAACGAATGTCGGTGTCGCTTCGACACGAAGACTCACACCAAGTGCAATATCGTCGCGCACCCTCTCAAGTATCGATGAGTACTCGGCTTCAAAGTCATCTACCCCACCGACATCACGAGCAGCGGTTTGAACGCTGCTCGCTGACAAGGTGGCTTGGTGCTCAAAAAGCCAGTCTTCGAGTGCCCCAACCCTTTCCTCGCCACCACGCCCGGCCAGCAGCACCGCAGCGGCAGCCTCACAAGACGCATAGTGTATGCCGTTAGGTGCTGTCTCATTACACTCCGGGTCGAGTGGATAATGCTTGGTCAACAGCTTGACAGCTCCAGGTCGTATGGCCTCGTACTTCGCGAACACTGACTTATAGTTCAGATAGGTCTGCTTGCATGGTGGACACATGTAGTCGTTAAACTTCAAGACAAGAACTTCAGCATCTTCATCTACGATCGGTAATTCCACGCGACGTTGTGAACTCCACCAGCGAATAAACTCCTCCCGCTCGCTAACCGACAAGGTCGCTGGCGCCGTTGTAACCCCCTCTAATTCTGTCGTCGTTCTAAGCCATGCCCCACCCAACACTGACCCAAGAACCAATGAAATCATTAAGGCAAATCCGATCGGAAATCCTCTTAGGACCCGAATATCCTCCACTATTAGGCCTGGCACTTGGGATATCGTCGTCGTTGTGGAGGCCCCCGACACGACGAAAAGTCCTGCAACCGCCACGTATACAGCAACACACAGCATGCAGATAGTCCCTAGGACGACAAACGAGGCGTAGGCTAGATAAAACACAAACGCCAGCGCCACAGTCGACAACAAGAACAGATACGCTGCGAGATGTGCCCTGATTAAAGACGTGCTTCGCCAGGCTGCCAGAATGAGGGCGCCAGCAAACATGAACCACACTAGACCAAGATAGGCAACTGGGACACCGCCGATGCTACCGTATTGGCTAAGGTACACCTGCGTGCAATTGAGTGTGCTGCTAACATCGCAAAAACTGACGTAGGTCGGATCGCTGAATATCCGAGCGTGCACATAAGTAGACGCGACTGAGGCGCCAAACCCAACCAACACGAACACCGCACTTAACCGAAAGGCTGCTAAACTCATAAGAACACCACCATATTCACTGAATCTCGCTCGCTCCACTCGGGACCCCGCTAAACGTCACCTTCATGGGCCCGCTCGATTGATAAACCCTTCCGCTCTGATTCGTACCAAAAACATGATCTCCATCGTTCGTCGGAACAGCGGTTACGAAGTAAGTCGTCACGACCGTGCCAGGCACCGTATCGTTACACGGAGCAGGAACGCCGGGTGCTTCCAAACCAGCAGTTAATGTGATGCTATATGACTTCTTCAGCGAAGGATCGTTTTCAAAATCTTGGCCAAGGAAACCATGGTCGCCACCCGTGGCAGGTGGCGTAGCCAACAAAGCTAAGTTCGGCGCATAGTAGCCGTTAGCGCAGCTAGCTGCATAGCGCGACTGAGCACTGTTAATAGCGTGCAGCAAAGCAACTATGGCCGCCTCACTGCCCGCTACACGAGCACGAAGCCAGCTCGGAACTGAAATGGCTCCAACTATGCCTACAACCGCGATAACGATCAGCAGCTCGACCCAAGAGAAACTATTATTAGCCTTCACTGTCTCCAGTCGATCTTAATATGCTTCATAAAACATCGGCCAGTTGTATTGGTCGGCGCGATAGCATCCAGACGAGAAACCAACTTACCTAAACAACAAGAAGATAGACCGTGAATTGATTAGCGTTGAGAAACTCAGCCAACGAGCACCGCAGCAGCAATCACTGTGGTCCATCGCCCTTGCTTGTCACCAACGGCAGACTGAGTAACGTTTCTAGTGTTGACGATCTGATTGGAGAGCCGGTATACCTCTTTCTTCTCGTCCCAGCTCTTATCAGGATCGAAGTCGAGATCCAGCGCAGTCGCCAGCATCTCGGCAGCCAACTCTTCGGCATAGTCGCCAGCGGTGTCCTCGTTCTCGCCATAGCTATGGTGCTCAGAAAGATAGCCGTGAAGCATCGGGTCTCGTGGAATTGCTAAACCGATCGTAGCAGCTATAAGTCGGTGTGGTTCCCGGGAGGCTGCGTCCGACATGACTACAAAAGTGACCTGCCCAGGCTGAAGCCGCCGCACGCCTTCAGTGCGTGACAAAATCTTACAGCCTGGCGGGAAGATACTCGAGACCCGTACAAGATTGCACGCCGCGATGCCAGCCGACCTCAGCGCCCGCTCAAAAGACGTGAGCTTCTCGCGATGTCTGCCTACACCCTTGGTTAAGAAGATTTCCTTAGGAACGAAACCGAGCACAACGTACCTCACGCCAAACGCCAGATAGACCCACCAACGAACTACCCCCCCCCAAAGCGACCTGCATCGTAGGGAACGCGCGCCGCAGTGTCAAGATGAAATCCTCTCGGACTCCTTCTACTGTCCGACAGCGGAGGCCTGATATATGATGTCCTTTCGGGTTTGGGGCTGGGCTGCCTACCTATGCACACTGGTTAGGTTTGGGTCTCTTGAACGAGGGAGGGTAACCGCAATGAGGGTCTACGACACACCGAGCATTAGGAATGTTGCGATCGTCGGGCATAGTGGCTCCGGAAAGACGCAGCTGACCTCTGCCATGTTGTTTGATGCGGGCATGGTGAACCGCTTGGGGATGGTAGACGAAGGCACCACGGTCACCGACTTTGACGAGGAGGCTATCGAGAGGAAACATACCCTAGCCGCGAGTGCTGCCTACGCTGAGTGGAACAAGACTAAAATCAACGTTCTTGACACCCCAGGGATCGCTAATTTCCTCAGCGAAGCAAGAACTGCAATGGGCGTCAGCGATGCCGCTGTTGTCGTGGTGGACGCTGTCTCAGGAGTTGAAGTACAAACGGAAAAGACCTGGGCTGAGGCACAAGAACTCGGTATTCCTAGAGTGGTCGTACTTAACCACCTTGATCGGGAGCGAGCTAGCTTGACTCGTTCCCTTACGTCGCTTCAGGACGTGCTTGGGCGCACCATCGTGCCAATCCAAGTGCCAATCGGTAGTGAAAAATCGTTCCGGGGAGTCGTCGACCTCGTTGCCATGAGGGCACTCGTGTTCGCCTCAGGCAGCAACGGCAAACCTTCAGTTGAAGACATTCCAGACGATATCGTTGCTTCGGCGAAGACTGCACGAGAGGCTTTGATTGAAATGGTGGCGGAAGCCGATGACAACCTTATGGAGAAGTTCTTCGAGGCTGGAACGCTCACACAAGAAGAACTCGAAGCCGGCCTCCGCACAGCAGTCCTCGCAGGCCAAGTTGCACCTCTAGTGTGCACCTCGGCTACGCTTAATATCGGCGTCGTACCGCTCCTAGATGCTCTCGTAAAATATACTCCATCCCCAGCCGATCGTCCGTTCCCTAGTGCAAACAGTGACAAAGAGTCCGAACAGAAGGTTGCCTCAAGCGAGGGACCAATCGCTGCCTATGTATGGAAGACTATTGCCGATCCGTTCGCCGGACGCATCACAATGTTCCGCGTTGTTTCCGGCACCATTCAAGCTGATGCAACGGTACATAACCTCACAAAGGATTCGGCTGAGCGCTTCGGCAGCTTACTGCTACTCCAAGGCAAGACTCAAACTTCTGTGGATGAACTCCGTGCTGGGGATCTCGGTGCCGTTGCAAAACTAAAAGACACACACACAGGCGATACTCTGGCGGATAAAGGTGACTCGAGCAGGTTTCCACCGTTCACGTTCCCATCTCCAGTATTGTCCTACGCGATCGAACCGAAAAGTCGTGGCGACGAAGAGAAAATCAGCACATCACTGCAACGCCTTAGGGAAGAAGACCCGACAATCGAGTACGGGCGAGACGACCAAACTCAGGAACTCCTGCTCTCGGGCCAGGGGCAGGTACACATTGAGGTTACGGTAGCCAAACTAAAACGTCGTTTTGGCGTCGAGGTGAATCTCAAGCTGCCACGGATTGCGTACCGCGAAACGATTTTGGCTTCAACTGAGGCCCACGGACGCCACAAGAAACAGACTGGCGGTCACGGACAATTCGGTGACTGCAAGATCCGCATGGAACCGTTACCTCGGGGTAGCGATTTCGAGTTCGCTAATGAGATCTTTGGTGGTTCTATCCCGAGACAGTTTGTACCAGCAGTCGAGAAAGGCATCCAGCAGTCACGGATGCGTGGATATCTCGCGGGCTACCCAGTCGTCGATTTTAAGGCAACGGTGTTCGATGGCTCGTTCCACCCAGTAGACTCAAACGAGATGTCGTTCAAGATGGCAGGTTCCTTGGCGTTTAAGGATGCAATGACACGCGCCAAGCCCACACTTCTGGAACCGATCATGAACGTTGAAATCTACTCTCCGAGCGAATTTGCTGGCGATCTAATGGGCGATCTCAATAGTCGACGCGGCCGCATAGGTGGGATGGAGCCTCGCGGCGCAATGACCGCGATTAAAGCTCAGGTCCCAATTGCGGAAATGTTGACCTATGAACAGCAACTCACGTCCGCGACCGGTGGCCGAGGAGCATATCAAATGAAGTTCTCTCACTACGAAGAGGTGCCGGCTCACCTCCACAGTGACATCATCTCAGCAGCAAAGGCCGAAAGCTCATAGAAAACAGCCGGCAACGGCTGACCCAGCAGCCAGATATCAAGGAGACCTTGGGTTTCTCCTAAACCTTTTAGGATTTCTCGGTAGAACCGTCCACGTCACCTTTACCTTGGATTCGTCGCGCGGCAGCTCGGAGCCGCCCTCCAACTCCTTGGCTTGATTTCTGTGAAGTCGTAACTTCAGGTTGCAACGGTTCTGTTGACGCTGGCGAGTACTCGCTACCCACCAGTTCCACTTGCGCCATTTCTGCCTTGTCACCCTGCCGTAACCCGAGCCGAAGGAGACGCGTGTAACCACCTGCCCGCTTCTCGAAGCGTGGCGCAATTCCATCAAACAGCTTACTCACAATCACCTGATCAGCAATGTCACGACGAACGAGTCTTCGTGCATTTACGCCACGCACCACATCGTCACTCGCCAGTCCACGCTTAGCAATCGTAACCAGACGCTCCACGAACGGTCGCAATTCCTTTGCCTTGGACACAGTCGTCTGAATTCGCTCGTGACGCAGCAACGCCTCAGCCTGATTTCTGAGCAATGACTTCCGATGCTCGCTAACCCGTCCCAACTTTCGATGTGCTACTCGATGACGCATATAACCTTCACAGTTCTATGTTGCACGCATTCGTCCACTACGCGCTTCAGACCGCAGGGTCGATTTCAGATTGTGGCTTCGCCTCAGGCTGCGGCACTGTCTGATCGAGCCGCATACCAAGGCTAAGTCCCATGTTTGTAAGGATTTCCTTAATCTCGTTCAAAGACTTCCTTCCGAAGTTTTTAGTCTTAAGCATTTCGGCTTCCGTCTTCTGCACAAGCTCAGAGATCGTACTAATCTCAGCATTCTTCAGGCAGTTGTATGATCGTACCGAGAGCTCCAATTCTTCTACACTCTTCTCGAGGTTCTCGTTTGAGGTCAGTATTGGCTGTTCAACTGAGAGGTCCTGTGCTTGCTCAACTGGATCATCTAGGGAGATAAAGATCTTTAGGTGATCTTGAATCAACTTCGAAGCCAACGACACTGCATCACGCGGCGTAATCGAGCCGTTAGTCCAGACATCCAAAGTTACTTTTTCGTAATCAGTGGTTTGTCCCAGCCGGGCTGCTTCGACAAGGTAATTAACCTTCTTGATCGGCGAGTGGACGGAGTCGATTGGAATCCAGCCGATCCCCAAATCATCATCAAAATTCTTATCGGCCGACACATAACCCCGGTTTTGACGAACCCTCATTTCCATTTGTAATCGGCCACCTTCGCCAATCGTTGCGATGTGAGCATCCGGTTCAAGGATTTCCACATCAGAGTCCGTCTGAATGTCACGGGCTTTTATCTCACCAACCTTCTCCGACGTGAGCGACAGGGTCTTAGGGTGCTCTACATGCATCCGCAGTGGCACCTGCTTAACATTCAGAATAATATCTATCGCATCCTCAACAACACCTGGAATCGGAGAGAACTCGTGTTGTACACCCTCGATCTTTACCGCGACGACCGCTGCGCCTTCGATTGATGAGAGTAATACGCGGCGCACTGCGTTCCCGACAGTAGTGCCGAATCCACGCTCGAATGGCTGCGCAGAAAACCGACCGAATCGGTCAGTCAACGTTTCCCGCTCAAACTCCAAGCGCTTTGGCCGTTGGAAACCTTTCCACAACATCGACATCAGTCCTTTCTCAAATCGTTTCTACCGAATTCTGACGGTTGTCGAGAATTACTTGGAGTAAAGCTCGACTATAAGCTGCTCTTGCACGGGCAGATTAATCTGCTGTCGTGTCGGCAACGACGCAACGCGGCCGGAGAGCTGTTCTGCATCAAACTCGAGCCACTCGGGAATTCCCCGCCCCTTAACTTCCTCCATCGCGTGTTGAATCGACTTACTCTTGGCCTTTGACTCGCGCACGCTCAATACATCACCAACTCCCACCGAGTACGACGGCACATTGACACGGCAGCCATTAATAAAGAAGTGTCCATGACGCACGAGTTGCCTCGCCTGGGGTCGTGAGGTCGCTAATCCGAGCCTGTAGATCACGTTGTCAAATCGACGCTCAAGTAGCTGAAGTAAGGTCTCACCGGTTATGCCCCGATGGCGATCGGCAGACTCAAAATAGCGTCTGAACTGACTTTCTAGTACGCCATAGGTACGCTTCACTTTCTGTTTCTCACGAAGCTGCAAACCGTACCCCATGAGCTTAGCCTTCCGACCCTTGCCGTGGTGACCTGGCGGAACGTTACGCTTTTCAATGGCGCACTTCTCCATATAACACCGCTCGCCCTTTAGAAAGAGCTTCATGCCCTCACGCCGGCAAAGCCGGCAAACCGCACCTGTGTATCGTGCCATGTCGTGTCCTTACCGTCTCATTCCAATAACAATTCCCATAACTGTTAGACCCGCCGACGTTTCTGAGGGCGACAACCATTGTGCGGCACCGGAGTCACATCACGGATCGACCTGACATCCAATCCGATCGTCTGGAGAGCACGAACCGCCGACTCTCTTCCAGCACCAGGCCCCTTTACACGTACTTCAAGCGACCGCATACCCACTCCCTTAGCCGCCTTCCCAGCGGTAATAGCTGCCTGGGTTGCTGCAAACGGAGTGCCCTTGCGCGACCCTTTAAAACCAATACCACCTGCGCTAGACCAAGCGACTACATTACCGTCAGCATCGGTGATCGTAATAATGGTGTTATTGAACGACACTTGAATATGCGCGTGGCCATGCTGCACGACACGCTTCACGCCGCGCTTTTTGAAAGTTTTTTTCCGTTTAACAGACTTTTTCGTCGGTTCTGAAAGTGCACTTTCAATCGCTTCTTTCTTCGCCATGCCTTGAGACCTTTCGCGCTAAACCGTCCTTTTCTTAGCGACCGCACCTTTCCTCGGCCCCTTACGAGTCCGAGCGTTGGTGTGAGTCCGCTGCCCACGTACAGGTAAGTTTCGTCGGTGACGCATTCCCCGATAGCAACCGATTTCCATGAGCCGTTTAATGCTCACAGAGATTTCCTTACGCAGGTCACCCTCAACCTGACCTTGCTCTTCGATCACGCGACTGATCTTACGAACGTCGTCTTCAGAGAGATCCTTGACCCGAACATCGCCACTGACACCAGCCACCTCAAGAATATCAGTTGCCCGTTTTCGGCCGATTCCATAAATAGAAGTCAAACCGATCTCAATCCGTTTCGTTATGGGTAAATCAACGCCTGAAATACGTGCCATCTGTGTCCTTCGCTCTCACGTGCAACCGTTGCACTCCATTGCTACTTCTCGTTCAACCCTGTCGCTGCTTATGTTTCTGATTGCTGCAGACAACCCTAACGACACCTCGTCGCCGAACAATCTTACACTTGGCACACATACGTTTGACAGATGTTCGAACCTTCATTTCCGCTTCCTCACGCTGTTACGGTCTGCGAATCGCCCGGCCTCCGTGTCAAGACTTCTGCGCTGCTTGAGGTTACGGCAACCGTGTGCTCAAAGTGAGCAGACAGGCTACCGTCCCTAGTCACAGCCGTCCACTGATCATCGAGTACGCGTACAGTTGGTTTGCCAATATTCACCATTGGCTCAATTGCCAAAACCATGCCTTCGGCCAGTCTCGGACCTCGACCAGGTTCACCATAGTTCGGAATCTGAGGCTCCTCATGCAACTTCGTGCCGATACCGTGACCTACGAACTCCCGAACCACCGAAAAACCATTGGCTTCTACGTGACATTGAATGGCGTGGCCGATATCCGAAACTCTCGACCCTACTCGCATTCGCTCAATACCAAGATCTAGAGCCTCACGTGTTACCCGTAATAACTGCTTCACCTCGTCCGAAACCGTCCCAATGGCCACCGTCACCGCAGAGTCTCCGTAATAACCATCTAGTAAAACGCCGACATCAAGCGACACGATATCACCTGCCATTAGTTTTCTCGGTGACGGAATCCCGTGAACTACCTCATCATTAATCGAAGCACACAAGCTCGCTGGAAAACCCCGGTAACCTTTGAAAGCCGGCGTAGCACCGGCCTCACGTACACGAGCCTCGACAGTCGCATCCAGTTCGGCCGTGGTAACGCCAGGCGCGGCTATCGTCCGTAACTCATCCAGCACGCTTGCCACAACCTGATTCGCCGCACGCATCCGTATCAGTTCCTCAGGCGATTTGCACACAATCACTCGCCTATCCTCGCATTAGTCACGAGCGGTCCCGCTCCGGCGAACCCTGAAAACGATCAATCGCTTCCTGCACCAATCGCTCGACTACATCCGGCGTTCGACTTCCATCAATCTCAGCGAATGTTCTACGGCCACGATAATAACTCGTCAAAGGTTCCGAGTCGCGAGCGTAAACTTTCAACCGCTCGCGCACAATCGACTCGCGGTCATCGCTTCGTTGCACCAACGCACCACCGCATTTCCCGCACTCAGTTCCCAAATGGTCACCAAAAATTTCCCCGCACTCTCCACAGACACGCCTAGCAGCAAGTCGACGTACCAACTCATCAGAGGAAACAGAAATGTCAAGGACAATCAGTGGATCGCGATCAACCAATATCGTATCCAGCGCTTCAGCCTGAGCTACGGTCCTCGGAAAACCATCTAGCACGAAGCCCTCCAGTGCATCTTCCCTCACCAATCGCTCACGGACAATTCCGATCATCACCTCGTCACTCACCAAGCCACCAGCATCCATGGTTGCCTGCACCGCACGACCAAACTCGGTCTCCAGTTGTGCAGCTTCTCGCAAGATATCGCCCGTCGAAATTCTTGGCACATTTCGCACTTCCCCTAGTTGCGAAGCCTGCGTACCCTTCCCTGCCCCTGGTGGTCCGAGCATTGCAATGTTAAGCTGCATCCCATCTCCGCAAACTCAGGTAGGCCCTAGCCTCGTCTCCCACGAATACGAGTCTTCTTCATAAAGCCATCGTAGTGCCGCATAATGAGCTGCGATTCAACCTGCTGCACCGTATCCATCGACACGCCAACGATGATGAGCAAGGACGTGCCTCCGAAATAAAACGTCACGTTCATTCCCTGGGTAATAAACTGCGGAAGAACCGCATCAAGTTGTTCCCCAATGAATGGAATCGGTGCGACTCGGATTCCTACAATAAGAAGATCTGGCAAAACAGCGACCATCGCCAAATAGATCGCGCCAGCCAGGGTAATCCGCGTCAAAATTGTGTCAATGTATTCGGCTGTCCTCTTCCCAGGCCGAATTCCAGGAATGAATCCACCATACTTACGCATGTTCTCAGCGACATCATCAGGATTAAAAATGATGGCCGTATAAAAATAGGCAAAGAAAATGATGCCGGATACGTAGAGAAGGTAATACAGAGGCATACCATAGGTCAGTTGGTCGGTGACTGTCTGCCCCCAGCTCCCAGCCGGTAACACACCCGCAATCGTTGCAGGAAACGCTAGAATCGAGGAAGCAAAGATGACTGGAATAACTCCACCCGTGTTCACCTTCAACGGAATATGCGTACTGGTACCACCAGTCATCCGCCGACCAACAACGCGCTTAGCGTATTGCACTACGACTCGCCGATGGCCTCGCTCGATAAAGACAACTGCAGCCACCACAGCCATCATGAGCCCAACAAGTGCAATCAAACGAAACAAGCCAATCTGTCCTGAGCGGAGCTGATCGACCGTTGTAATTACCGCACTCGGCAGACCCACCACGATGCCCGCGAAGATAATAAGTGACATCCCATTACCGATTCCGCGCTCAGTAATCTGCTCGCCGAGCCACATGATGAAGATAGTGCCCGTCGTCAACGTTAACAC
The nucleotide sequence above comes from Vicinamibacterales bacterium. Encoded proteins:
- the tatC gene encoding twin-arginine translocase subunit TatC, coding for MSSESEKDPHPAPVQPQSLEGPQLADDEGSSAGGRMSFLEHLDELRKRLVYAVYGILGGFVVAFAFIKFIFEFIMVPLQEALPPGGKLIYTEPGEAFFLWMKMAALAGLLLAMPILVSQIWLFIAPGLYPREKKWAIPFVVFTSIFFLGGALFSHFVVFRLAWSFFAGFSTDYMDFMPKIAPVFSLYVKMMLAMGIVFQLPTLVFFLAKLGLVTPKFLIKNTKYAILIIFIIAAVLTPSADPVTQTAMAAPMMVLYGISIGIAWVFQKGQPDDD
- the proS gene encoding proline--tRNA ligase, with the protein product MADKKIAFVTEITPRSKDFSRWYLDVVKRAELADYSPVKGCMIIRPYGYAIWELMQQALDRRFKATGHVNAYFPLFIPESLLRKEAAHVEGFAPQVAWVTRGGDEELEERLVIRPTSEAIIGMMYAKWIQSWRDLPILINQWANVVRWEKVTRPFLRTTEFLWQEGHTAHETEQEAEEEALRMLGVYKDFAEQELAMPVIEGRKSESEKFAGAVHTYSIEALMGDARALQAGTSHHLGQNFAKVFDITFQARDKSVQHVWQTSWGMSTRLVGGVIMMHGDDSGLILPPRIAPYQVVIVPILRGNWQETILPYAESVRDELNAAGVRVTLDARDSYTPGWKFAEWELKGVPVRLEVGPKDIEKSQVLSVRRDNRNKVAFARKEVVSGVQTLLSEIQQELFDRACRFREEYTVRTTSYEEFKKIMAGRPGFVISPWCGETICEAAIKAETQATIRNLPMSGLEASVTCVRCEAPAREQAYFAKSY
- the aroB gene encoding 3-dehydroquinate synthase, which encodes MKPTCINITSGTHTYPIHIATGLTSRLSSLVDQTAPKGRRFIVSNSTIWRIHGQSISTALPDAELILIPDGERFKTLHTVSRIYESLIHTGADRQATLVAVGGGIVGDVAGFAAATFLRGITILHVPTTLLAQVDSAIGGKVGVNHTLGKNLIGAFYPPASVLIDPELLTTLPRREFRAGLYEVIKYGMIADRDLFERVERDLSALFDHNQMALQPIIAECCRIKSSIVETDEREAGLRRILNFGHTVGHAIEAVTKYRRFKHGEAVGYGMLAAADIAVRRRTLAPEPRKALSELVTKLGPMPSVADLSSKQVIDMINRDKKIKEGKLHFVLPSSIGTTIVVDDVTTRQINAALKRLGLRP
- a CDS encoding vitamin K epoxide reductase family protein, with amino-acid sequence MSLAAFRLSAVFVLVGFGASVASTYVHARIFSDPTYVSFCDVSSTLNCTQVYLSQYGSIGGVPVAYLGLVWFMFAGALILAAWRSTSLIRAHLAAYLFLLSTVALAFVFYLAYASFVVLGTICMLCVAVYVAVAGLFVVSGASTTTTISQVPGLIVEDIRVLRGFPIGFALMISLVLGSVLGGAWLRTTTELEGVTTAPATLSVSEREEFIRWWSSQRRVELPIVDEDAEVLVLKFNDYMCPPCKQTYLNYKSVFAKYEAIRPGAVKLLTKHYPLDPECNETAPNGIHYASCEAAAAVLLAGRGGEERVGALEDWLFEHQATLSASSVQTAARDVGGVDDFEAEYSSILERVRDDIALGVSLRVEATPTFVINGVAITGGLTVQYFDAAIAFELERAGTTQ
- a CDS encoding type II secretion system protein; translated protein: MKANNSFSWVELLIVIAVVGIVGAISVPSWLRARVAGSEAAIVALLHAINSAQSRYAASCANGYYAPNLALLATPPATGGDHGFLGQDFENDPSLKKSYSITLTAGLEAPGVPAPCNDTVPGTVVTTYFVTAVPTNDGDHVFGTNQSGRVYQSSGPMKVTFSGVPSGASEIQ
- a CDS encoding arginine decarboxylase, pyruvoyl-dependent, which encodes MLGFVPKEIFLTKGVGRHREKLTSFERALRSAGIAACNLVRVSSIFPPGCKILSRTEGVRRLQPGQVTFVVMSDAASREPHRLIAATIGLAIPRDPMLHGYLSEHHSYGENEDTAGDYAEELAAEMLATALDLDFDPDKSWDEKKEVYRLSNQIVNTRNVTQSAVGDKQGRWTTVIAAAVLVG